GTAATTATTGCAATGGCCGCTGTCAGGGAAGTGTTTGGTAACGGAACTATAGCAGGTTTTAGAGTGTTTCCTGCATCATATAGCCCTGCGCTTGTCATGATTCTACCACCAGCTGGATTTCTTATTTTGGGCGTGCTTGTAGGATGGCTTGAATTTACATTAAGAAAAAAGAAGGTTAAAAAATGAGTTATTTTGCAAACCTCGGCAAAATTTTTGTTGCTGCAGCTTTTGTAAATAATATAGTGTTGTTGCAATTTCTTGGCTTATGTTCGTATATAGGCCTCACGGACGATATGCATGCTTCTATTGGTATGGGGTATGCAGTAACATTTGTGACAGTGCTTGCTGCTTCTGTGACATGGATCATTGATCGTTGGATATTAATTCCATTTAATCTTCAGCCGTTCCTCCAGATTGTGTCATTTATACTTGTAATTGGGTCACTGGTTGGGCTTGTAGAGATTTATATTAGAAAAATGTCTCCTCATTTATACAAAGCAATGGGTATATATCTTCCACTCATTGCGACTAATTGCCTTATATTGGGAGTTACCTTTATTAATTCTCTTCAAGGTTTTGATTTTGTGGAGTCTATTGTTGAAGCAGTTGGCGCAGCAATCGGCTATTTTATGGCCATGTTAATTCTTGCTGGCATAAGAGAGCGTTTGCGCAATTCAGAACTTCCTGATTTTTTCAAAGGCAAAGCTATTGCATATATGGTATCAGGGATTGTTGCTCTTGCGTTTATGGGATTTCAGGGGATGATAAAATGAGGGCTATGAGATGAAAACTTTTATTATTTCTGTAGTGACTATTGGTGGTTTTGGTGCTTTTTTTGGTGCTTTACTTGGCTATTTTGCGGAGAAATATAAGGTAGAGGAAAATCCGTTAACTAAAGCAATTTATGAGGTTTTACCCCACGGAGAATGTGGAGCT
This is a stretch of genomic DNA from Caldisericota bacterium. It encodes these proteins:
- a CDS encoding RnfABCDGE type electron transport complex subunit A translates to MSYFANLGKIFVAAAFVNNIVLLQFLGLCSYIGLTDDMHASIGMGYAVTFVTVLAASVTWIIDRWILIPFNLQPFLQIVSFILVIGSLVGLVEIYIRKMSPHLYKAMGIYLPLIATNCLILGVTFINSLQGFDFVESIVEAVGAAIGYFMAMLILAGIRERLRNSELPDFFKGKAIAYMVSGIVALAFMGFQGMIK
- a CDS encoding RnfABCDGE type electron transport complex subunit B: MKTFIISVVTIGGFGAFFGALLGYFAEKYKVEENPLTKAIYEVLPHGECGACGFPGCHPCAEAIAKTQAPVDVCIVGGATTTEKIKKVLEEFKKKTSEN